One genomic segment of Hugenholtzia roseola DSM 9546 includes these proteins:
- a CDS encoding patatin-like phospholipase family protein, with amino-acid sequence MNTPIKNLVFEGGGVLGAAYQGVYEALEEQGLMPRIEKIAGTSTGAIAALILSLGYTAAECKQILLDLDMRKLTDGGTTGIFRIFTQFGWYKGDKLLHFFEKLIADKLDNPKATFQDFYEAGMLDLYLIGTNVSKNRFDIFSYKTTPDMEVAKAVRISMSVLFFFAAQTYKGDYFVDGGALLNYAIQIFDREVLKLHLSRSPKDETLGFYFNKKVPDNRIKGIPSYLKALFNTLFQAQYQQLIHSPDDLKRTVFIEVLGIRDLDFNISKAQKLALMAEGKKATLAHLENRA; translated from the coding sequence ATGAACACTCCCATTAAAAATCTGGTCTTCGAGGGCGGCGGAGTCTTGGGTGCGGCTTATCAGGGCGTTTATGAAGCCTTAGAGGAGCAGGGTTTGATGCCGCGCATTGAAAAAATTGCAGGTACTTCTACGGGAGCGATTGCGGCACTGATTCTTTCTTTGGGCTACACCGCTGCCGAATGTAAGCAAATTTTGCTCGATTTGGATATGCGCAAGCTCACCGACGGCGGCACAACGGGTATTTTCAGGATTTTTACGCAGTTTGGCTGGTATAAAGGCGACAAACTCCTACACTTTTTTGAAAAACTTATTGCCGACAAATTAGACAACCCAAAGGCTACTTTCCAAGATTTTTACGAAGCTGGCATGTTGGATTTGTACTTAATTGGTACAAATGTAAGTAAAAACCGTTTTGACATCTTTTCTTACAAAACCACGCCCGACATGGAAGTGGCAAAGGCTGTGCGTATTTCTATGTCAGTGCTTTTCTTTTTTGCAGCCCAAACCTACAAAGGCGACTATTTTGTAGATGGTGGAGCTTTGCTCAACTACGCCATTCAGATTTTTGATAGGGAAGTTTTGAAACTGCACCTTTCGCGCAGCCCAAAAGATGAAACATTGGGTTTCTATTTTAATAAAAAAGTCCCTGACAACCGCATCAAGGGCATACCTTCCTACCTTAAAGCCCTTTTCAATACCCTCTTTCAGGCACAGTATCAGCAACTTATACATAGCCCCGACGACCTCAAAAGGACGGTCTTTATTGAGGTTTTAGGTATTCGCGACTTGGATTTTAATATCAGCAAGGCGCAGAAATTGGCACTGATGGCAGAGGGGAAAAAGGCTACTTTGGCGCACCTTGAAAATAGAGCCTAA